One Deltaproteobacteria bacterium HGW-Deltaproteobacteria-18 genomic window carries:
- a CDS encoding [Fe-S]-binding protein — MKDMQKLPAHTLKVCRGAAQCPHAVQGSDLTAELEGVLIRSGWPEFLAAMTRPIRHHHQFRMAVASCPNGCSQPHIADFGLIAFARIGLEPAKCSGCGHCVAICAEKALHLEDGIRLDPSRCLGCAACARVCPEKALRVDQTGYRVLIGGKLGRHPRLAHELGFYELPDALEILGKVLRVFMGHHRTGLRLGDLVEKLGREEFNDLVRP, encoded by the coding sequence ATGAAAGACATGCAAAAGCTCCCCGCTCATACTCTCAAGGTCTGCCGTGGCGCAGCCCAGTGCCCTCATGCGGTGCAGGGCTCGGACCTGACCGCCGAACTCGAAGGCGTGCTCATCCGCTCCGGATGGCCTGAATTCCTGGCCGCCATGACCCGCCCCATCCGCCATCACCACCAGTTCAGAATGGCCGTGGCGTCCTGTCCCAACGGATGCTCCCAGCCGCATATCGCGGACTTTGGGCTCATCGCCTTTGCCCGCATCGGCCTTGAGCCCGCCAAGTGTTCGGGTTGCGGGCACTGTGTCGCGATCTGTGCCGAGAAGGCCCTGCATCTTGAAGACGGCATCCGCCTGGACCCTTCGCGCTGCCTGGGTTGCGCGGCCTGCGCGAGGGTCTGCCCCGAAAAGGCCCTGCGGGTGGACCAGACCGGATACCGCGTGCTCATCGGCGGCAAGCTCGGACGCCATCCGCGCCTGGCTCATGAACTGGGTTTTTACGAACTGCCCGATGCGCTTGAAATCCTGGGCAAGGTCTTGAGGGTTTTCATGGGGCACCACCGGACCGGCCTGCGACTGGGGGACCTTGTCGAGAAGCTTGGGCGGGAGGAATTCAACGATCTGGTGCGGCCATGA